One window from the genome of Actinoplanes teichomyceticus ATCC 31121 encodes:
- a CDS encoding sugar phosphate isomerase/epimerase family protein, with the protein MTGLRFGYGTNGFANHRLTDTLTILADLGYHGVALTLDHGHLDPFAPGLARRVDAVAADLARLGLSLVIETGARYLLDPWEKHAPTLLHDERELRIDFLRRAVAVGADLGAEAVSFWAGVRPPGVDERTAWQRLVGGCADVVAAAEEHAVVLGFEPEPGMLVEDIAGWRRLHDALGSPARFGITLDIGHCRCREPEPVPDCVAAVADHLVNVQIDDMRRGVHEHLPFGTGEIDFPPVLAALHAAGYRGLVAVELPRHSHAAPAVAARSIQFLKAAARRG; encoded by the coding sequence GTGACCGGTCTGCGCTTCGGGTACGGCACCAACGGCTTCGCCAACCATCGGCTCACCGACACCCTGACCATTCTCGCCGACCTCGGCTACCACGGCGTGGCGCTCACCCTGGACCACGGTCACCTCGATCCCTTCGCGCCCGGACTGGCCCGCCGGGTCGACGCGGTCGCCGCCGATCTGGCCCGCCTCGGGTTGTCGCTGGTCATCGAAACCGGTGCCCGGTACCTTCTCGACCCCTGGGAGAAGCACGCACCCACCTTGTTGCACGACGAGCGGGAGCTGCGGATCGACTTCCTGCGCCGGGCGGTGGCCGTGGGCGCCGACCTCGGCGCCGAGGCGGTGTCGTTCTGGGCCGGGGTGCGGCCGCCCGGCGTGGACGAGCGCACGGCTTGGCAACGGCTGGTCGGCGGCTGCGCCGACGTCGTGGCCGCCGCCGAGGAGCACGCGGTGGTGCTCGGCTTCGAGCCCGAACCCGGGATGCTGGTCGAGGACATCGCCGGCTGGCGGCGACTCCACGACGCGCTCGGATCGCCCGCCCGCTTCGGGATCACGCTCGACATCGGCCACTGCCGGTGCCGGGAACCGGAGCCGGTGCCGGACTGTGTCGCCGCGGTGGCCGACCACCTGGTCAACGTGCAGATCGACGACATGCGCCGCGGCGTGCACGAACACCTGCCCTTCGGCACCGGCGAGATCGATTTCCCGCCGGTGCTGGCCGCGCTGCACGCGGCAGGCTACCGGGGTCTGGTCGCGGTCGAGCTGCCCCGGCATTCCCACGCCGCCCCCGCGGTGGCCGCCCGATCCATCCAGTTCCTCAAGGCCGCAGCCCGGAGGGGGTGA
- a CDS encoding sugar ABC transporter ATP-binding protein, translating into MNAPDAATSGANGQDVVLRLTDVVKTFPGVRALDSVQLEVRAGEVHCLLGQNGAGKSTLIKVLSGVHRPDSGTVEWLGQPVTFANPQAAMNAGIATIYQELDLVEDLSVAENVFLGHEPRRAGFVRRRSMTARTSDILGRLGHGEIRPRRMVHALQAAGKQIVSMARALSHDARLLVMDEPSAVLAHDEVDNLFRIIRELTAQGIAVVYISHRLEEIRAIGDRVTVLKDGRTTAANLPAADTPTSELVSRMTGRTIEYVFPPRAVATPERDMLLRVKGLGRAGEFTDVSLTVGAGEIVGIAGLVGSGRSELLETIYGARRADAGTVELAGRQLAAGNVRAAVRAGMGMAPEERKSQALLLREPIYRNMTLATFSQLARAGFTNAKRERDESDRVARSLDLRPRDVGRPAGTLSGGNQQKVVVGRWLLGDTRVLLLDEPTRGVDVGARAELYRVIRRLADDGVGVLLVSSEVPEVLGLADRVLVMREGRVIRAAPATDLDEDTVLGLVMAGSLMEGTPV; encoded by the coding sequence GTGAACGCCCCCGACGCCGCCACATCCGGCGCGAACGGGCAGGACGTCGTCCTACGGCTGACGGACGTAGTCAAGACCTTCCCCGGCGTCCGTGCACTCGACAGCGTGCAGTTGGAAGTCCGGGCCGGCGAGGTGCACTGTTTGCTCGGCCAGAACGGGGCCGGCAAGTCAACCCTGATCAAGGTGCTCTCCGGGGTACACCGCCCGGACTCGGGCACGGTCGAATGGCTCGGGCAGCCGGTCACGTTCGCCAACCCGCAGGCCGCGATGAACGCCGGCATCGCCACCATCTACCAGGAACTCGACCTGGTGGAGGACCTCTCCGTCGCCGAGAACGTCTTCCTCGGGCACGAACCGCGCCGGGCCGGATTCGTCCGGCGCCGGAGCATGACCGCCCGTACCAGCGACATCCTCGGCAGACTGGGGCACGGCGAGATCCGCCCCCGCCGCATGGTGCACGCGTTGCAGGCCGCCGGCAAGCAGATCGTCAGCATGGCCCGGGCGCTCTCGCACGACGCGCGCCTGCTCGTCATGGACGAGCCCAGTGCGGTCCTGGCCCACGACGAGGTCGACAACCTCTTCCGCATCATCCGGGAGCTGACCGCCCAAGGCATCGCCGTGGTGTACATCTCGCACCGGCTCGAGGAGATCCGGGCCATCGGCGACCGGGTGACCGTCCTCAAGGACGGCCGGACGACGGCGGCCAACCTTCCGGCCGCCGACACCCCGACCAGCGAACTGGTGAGCCGGATGACCGGGCGCACCATCGAGTACGTCTTCCCGCCGCGGGCCGTCGCCACGCCGGAGCGCGACATGTTGCTGCGGGTGAAGGGCCTCGGCCGCGCCGGTGAGTTCACCGATGTCTCGCTGACCGTGGGCGCGGGGGAGATCGTGGGGATCGCCGGACTCGTCGGGTCCGGCCGTTCCGAACTGCTGGAGACGATCTACGGGGCCCGGCGGGCCGACGCGGGGACCGTGGAACTGGCCGGCCGGCAACTGGCTGCGGGAAACGTCCGGGCGGCGGTACGCGCCGGGATGGGAATGGCGCCCGAGGAACGCAAGAGCCAGGCGCTGCTGCTGCGTGAGCCCATCTACCGCAACATGACCCTGGCCACCTTCTCGCAGCTCGCGCGGGCCGGGTTCACCAACGCCAAGCGTGAACGTGACGAGTCCGACCGTGTGGCGCGGTCACTGGACCTGCGCCCGCGTGACGTCGGCCGTCCTGCGGGCACGCTGTCCGGCGGCAACCAGCAGAAGGTGGTCGTCGGCCGGTGGCTGCTCGGGGACACCCGGGTGCTGCTGCTGGACGAGCCGACCCGGGGTGTCGATGTGGGCGCGCGCGCGGAGCTCTACCGGGTGATCCGCCGCCTGGCCGACGACGGCGTCGGCGTGCTGCTGGTCTCCAGCGAGGTACCGGAGGTCCTCGGCCTGGCAGACCGCGTGCTGGTGATGCGGGAGGGCCGCGTGATCCGCGCGGCGCCCGCCACCGACCTGGATGAAGACACGGTGCTCGGCCTCGTCATGGCGGGGTCGCTCATGGAAGGTACGCCGGTATGA
- a CDS encoding ROK family transcriptional regulator — protein MTVEPPYLRLLQLLRDEGPLSRAELADRLEVTRPRLLTEVERLVAAEYLAEAGMAASRGGRRSTLVELHPRLHFAAVDLGASSIDVEVTNGRLEPVAAYTEAADIRSGPKAILHRVSELLAKARADGAYERLDAIGVGVPGPVSFRDGVPVSPPIMPGWDRFPVRELMTREHGCPTVVDNDVNIMAIGERHGGVAHSVDDFLFVKIGTGIGCGIHLSGDVYRGTDGCAGDIGHIQVDQQGPMCSCGNVGCLEAVFSGAALARDAMTAARSGASPALAERLAAGNPLTARDVADGAAEGDVACIKLIRDGGHRIGSVLAALVSFTNPSMIVIGGGLAQLGHILLAEIRSAVYRRSLPLATGNLPVVLSELGARAGVTGAAVLASHAAFEQAS, from the coding sequence ATGACGGTCGAACCCCCCTACCTGCGGCTGCTCCAGCTGCTGCGCGACGAGGGGCCGCTCTCCCGGGCCGAGCTGGCCGACCGCCTGGAAGTGACTCGGCCGCGGCTGCTCACCGAAGTCGAACGCCTGGTCGCGGCGGAGTATCTGGCCGAGGCCGGTATGGCCGCCTCCCGCGGCGGGCGACGCTCCACCCTGGTCGAGCTGCATCCGCGGCTGCATTTCGCCGCGGTGGACCTGGGGGCCAGCTCGATCGACGTCGAGGTCACCAACGGCCGCCTCGAGCCGGTCGCGGCCTACACCGAGGCGGCCGACATCCGATCGGGGCCCAAGGCGATCCTGCACCGCGTCAGCGAGCTGTTGGCCAAGGCCCGGGCGGACGGCGCCTATGAACGACTCGATGCCATCGGCGTCGGCGTGCCCGGACCGGTCAGCTTCCGCGACGGCGTTCCCGTCTCTCCGCCGATCATGCCGGGCTGGGATCGCTTCCCGGTGCGTGAGTTGATGACTCGCGAGCACGGCTGCCCCACCGTGGTGGACAACGACGTCAACATCATGGCGATCGGCGAGCGGCACGGGGGAGTGGCGCACAGCGTCGACGACTTCCTGTTCGTCAAGATCGGCACCGGAATAGGGTGCGGCATCCACCTGTCCGGTGACGTCTACCGGGGCACCGACGGCTGTGCCGGCGACATCGGCCACATCCAGGTCGATCAGCAGGGTCCCATGTGCTCGTGCGGCAACGTCGGCTGCCTGGAGGCGGTGTTCAGCGGCGCCGCGCTGGCCCGTGACGCCATGACCGCCGCGCGTTCCGGCGCCTCTCCCGCGCTCGCCGAGCGGCTCGCCGCCGGCAACCCGCTCACCGCCCGCGACGTCGCCGACGGCGCGGCCGAGGGAGACGTGGCGTGCATCAAGCTCATCCGAGACGGCGGGCATCGGATCGGGTCCGTGCTCGCCGCACTGGTCAGTTTCACCAACCCGTCGATGATCGTCATAGGAGGAGGACTCGCTCAGTTGGGCCACATCCTGCTGGCGGAGATCCGCAGCGCGGTCTACCGGCGCTCATTACCACTGGCCACCGGCAATCTCCCGGTCGTCCTGTCCGAGCTCGGTGCTCGCGCGGGTGTCACCGGCGCCGCCGTGCTGGCCAGCCACGCCGCGTTCGAGCAGGCGTCGTGA
- a CDS encoding inositol-3-phosphate synthase, whose translation MTVGVWLVGGRGSVAVTSIVGASALRAGLVPGTGCVTELPEFRAAGLAGFGDLVFGGHDRVSTPLTKRAGELAASGVLPAALVRAVHDDLVRADADIRLAPAGESQAETAATLQADLRDFRDRYGLDRVVVVNVSSTEPLAAAHPAHATAADLNVALRRGEAVLPPSALYAYAAFSAGCSYVDFTPSTGARLPALAEIARRRGLPYAGNDGKTGETLLKSVLAPMFARRHLHVRSWSGVNLLGGGDGATLADPGANAAKSASKQRVLKETLGYQPQGAVRIEYVEDIGDFKTAWDLVTFSGFLGTGMRLEFTWHGCDSALAAPLVLDLARLTGAAHAAGRVGPLHELAFFFKDPLGDVAHGFAEQWQALTAFAAGLGAESPA comes from the coding sequence ATGACTGTGGGTGTCTGGTTGGTCGGCGGGCGCGGTAGCGTCGCGGTGACCAGCATTGTCGGAGCTTCAGCCCTGCGTGCCGGCCTGGTGCCCGGTACCGGGTGCGTCACCGAACTCCCTGAATTCCGGGCCGCCGGCCTCGCCGGCTTCGGCGATCTGGTCTTCGGGGGCCATGACCGGGTGTCCACGCCGTTGACCAAGCGTGCCGGGGAGCTGGCCGCCTCAGGTGTGCTGCCCGCCGCCCTGGTGCGCGCGGTGCACGACGACCTCGTCCGGGCCGACGCCGACATCCGGCTGGCCCCGGCGGGCGAGAGCCAGGCGGAGACCGCCGCCACGCTGCAGGCGGACCTGCGCGACTTCCGGGATCGGTACGGCCTGGACCGGGTGGTCGTGGTCAACGTCTCCTCCACCGAGCCCCTTGCGGCCGCTCATCCGGCCCATGCCACGGCAGCGGACCTGAACGTGGCGTTGCGCCGCGGCGAGGCGGTGCTTCCACCGAGCGCGCTCTACGCCTATGCCGCCTTCTCCGCCGGATGCTCGTATGTCGACTTCACCCCCTCGACCGGGGCGCGCCTGCCCGCACTGGCCGAAATCGCCCGGCGACGCGGGCTGCCCTACGCCGGGAACGACGGCAAGACCGGCGAGACGCTGCTGAAGTCGGTGCTCGCGCCGATGTTCGCCCGCCGTCACCTGCACGTGCGCAGTTGGTCCGGCGTCAACCTGCTCGGCGGAGGCGACGGGGCCACCCTGGCCGACCCGGGCGCCAACGCGGCCAAGAGCGCCAGCAAGCAGCGCGTCCTCAAGGAGACGCTCGGCTATCAGCCGCAGGGTGCGGTGCGAATCGAGTACGTCGAGGACATCGGTGACTTCAAGACGGCCTGGGACCTGGTCACCTTCTCCGGCTTCCTGGGCACCGGCATGCGCCTGGAATTCACCTGGCACGGCTGTGACTCGGCGCTGGCCGCGCCCTTGGTGCTGGACCTGGCCCGGCTCACCGGCGCGGCGCACGCCGCCGGGCGTGTCGGCCCGCTGCACGAACTTGCCTTCTTCTTCAAGGATCCGCTCGGCGACGTGGCGCATGGTTTCGCCGAGCAGTGGCAGGCGCTGACCGCGTTCGCCGCCGGGCTCGGGGCGGAGTCGCCGGCATGA
- a CDS encoding EboA domain-containing protein, producing the protein MDPDTLRTALHDCCGGAWLAAGVARVSADPPSITRLFPAAGRRCGRSRLPEASDWTADEAARALLLLALPRTDLPRYLDELYRYGDAVEKHAVLRALALVPIGAEAVPLLHDAIRTNDTRLLSAALGPYARHLDQRAWRQAVLKCVFLGVPLSRVHDLTRRADRELVAMMAGLREEREAAGRHLPADALALVRQFTRPVLEVRCASSTRIST; encoded by the coding sequence ATGGACCCCGACACACTGCGTACGGCACTGCACGACTGTTGCGGCGGCGCCTGGCTCGCCGCGGGGGTGGCGCGAGTCAGCGCCGACCCGCCGAGCATCACCCGGTTGTTCCCGGCCGCCGGCCGCCGGTGCGGCCGCTCCCGGTTGCCGGAGGCGTCGGACTGGACCGCCGACGAGGCGGCCCGTGCCCTGCTGCTGCTCGCCCTGCCGCGCACCGACCTGCCGCGATACCTCGACGAGCTGTACCGCTACGGCGACGCGGTCGAGAAGCACGCCGTTCTGCGGGCCCTGGCGCTGGTGCCGATCGGTGCCGAGGCCGTGCCGTTGCTGCACGACGCCATCCGCACGAACGACACCCGCCTGCTCAGCGCCGCCCTCGGCCCGTACGCCCGGCACCTGGACCAGCGCGCCTGGCGGCAAGCGGTCCTGAAGTGCGTCTTCCTGGGCGTTCCGCTGTCGCGGGTGCACGACCTGACGCGGCGGGCCGACCGCGAACTGGTGGCGATGATGGCCGGCCTGCGCGAGGAGCGCGAAGCCGCCGGACGCCACCTCCCTGCTGACGCCCTCGCGCTGGTGCGCCAGTTCACCCGACCGGTTCTGGAGGTTCGATGCGCATCTTCGACCCGCATATCCACATGA
- a CDS encoding Gfo/Idh/MocA family protein — protein sequence MIGYAFMGTAHSQAWRTVNRVFDLPMQARMAVVCGRGEAKVAEAAAQLGWQEHTSDWRALVARDDVDLIDICTPGDSHAEIAIAALDAGKHVLCEKPLANTLDEAQAMAAAAARAAALGVRSMCGFNYRRVPAVSLMRRMIAEGRLGEIRHVRAVYLQDWITDPEFPLVWRLQKDKAGSGALGDIGAHIIDLTQYVVGQRIAGVSALTETFVKHRPLPGASSGLSAAASDGSGGGPAGRGEVTVDDAALFLARLDGGAIATYEATRFATGRKNGLRVEINGSRGSLVFDFERMNELEFYDATLPAAEQGFTRILVTEPTHPYMSGWWPPGHLIGYEHSFTHQARDLIEAIATGADVAPSFADALQVQLVLDAVVRSAQLGSTWLEVKSAPTEAIA from the coding sequence ATGATCGGCTACGCGTTCATGGGAACCGCGCACTCACAGGCGTGGCGCACCGTGAACCGTGTCTTCGACCTGCCGATGCAGGCCCGGATGGCTGTCGTCTGCGGCCGGGGCGAGGCGAAGGTCGCCGAGGCGGCGGCCCAGCTCGGCTGGCAGGAGCACACGAGTGACTGGCGAGCGCTCGTCGCCCGTGACGACGTCGACCTCATCGACATCTGCACGCCCGGTGACAGCCACGCCGAGATCGCGATCGCAGCCCTGGACGCTGGCAAGCACGTACTGTGCGAGAAACCGTTGGCCAACACGCTCGACGAGGCCCAGGCCATGGCCGCCGCGGCGGCCCGGGCCGCCGCGCTCGGCGTGCGGTCGATGTGTGGCTTCAACTACCGACGGGTGCCCGCCGTCAGCCTGATGCGCCGCATGATCGCCGAGGGGCGGCTCGGCGAGATCCGGCACGTTCGCGCGGTGTACCTCCAGGACTGGATCACCGATCCGGAGTTCCCGCTGGTCTGGCGGCTGCAGAAGGACAAGGCGGGCTCCGGCGCCCTGGGTGACATCGGTGCGCACATCATCGACCTCACCCAGTACGTCGTCGGTCAGCGCATCGCCGGAGTCAGCGCGCTGACCGAGACGTTCGTCAAGCACCGGCCGCTGCCGGGAGCGTCGAGCGGCCTGAGCGCCGCGGCGAGCGATGGCTCCGGGGGCGGACCGGCAGGCCGGGGCGAGGTCACCGTCGATGACGCCGCGCTGTTCCTGGCCCGGCTGGACGGCGGGGCGATCGCCACCTACGAGGCGACCCGATTCGCCACCGGCCGTAAGAACGGGCTGCGAGTGGAGATCAACGGTTCGCGGGGGTCCCTCGTCTTCGACTTCGAGCGCATGAACGAGCTCGAGTTCTACGACGCCACCCTCCCCGCCGCGGAGCAGGGCTTCACCCGCATCCTCGTCACCGAACCCACCCATCCGTACATGTCCGGATGGTGGCCTCCCGGCCACCTCATCGGCTACGAGCACTCCTTCACCCACCAGGCACGCGACCTGATCGAGGCGATCGCCACCGGGGCGGACGTGGCGCCTTCGTTCGCCGACGCCCTGCAGGTGCAGCTCGTCCTCGATGCCGTCGTACGCTCCGCGCAGCTGGGCTCGACATGGTTGGAGGTGAAGTCGGCCCCGACCGAGGCCATCGCCTGA
- a CDS encoding substrate-binding domain-containing protein, with the protein MSQHSRDLSRRRLLLGGAALGAGTFLTACTSNEAQPTQAQTKDVAAGGNAAPGEKVVIGFSAPAADHGWIAAITNNAKAQAATYTDVEFKSVEAGADAAAQRAALSTLIAQKPQVIVLLPHDGKELNAFGLEAMAAGIPVVNLDRAFPDARAYRTQIKGDNYGMGVAAAAYIIAQMKARGVSSPVIGEIPGIDSLELTQERSKGFADTLNAAGFKVQRRVPAEFTADTGQRAASQLLQALPKLDALWNHDDDQGIGVLAAANQAGRKEFIMVGGAGSKKAMGDIQTDNTPLKATVTYSPSMASSAISLARLIGQNKGMADLVELQVPKELVLASETITKENASKYLKFGF; encoded by the coding sequence ATGTCACAGCACAGTCGCGACCTGTCGCGGCGCCGACTGTTGCTCGGCGGCGCGGCTCTGGGCGCCGGTACGTTCCTCACCGCATGCACCAGCAACGAAGCCCAGCCCACTCAGGCGCAGACCAAGGACGTCGCGGCCGGCGGTAACGCCGCACCGGGCGAGAAGGTGGTCATCGGCTTCTCCGCTCCGGCGGCCGACCACGGCTGGATCGCGGCGATCACCAACAACGCCAAGGCGCAGGCCGCAACGTACACCGATGTGGAATTCAAGTCCGTCGAGGCCGGAGCTGACGCCGCGGCCCAGCGTGCGGCCCTGTCCACGCTGATCGCGCAGAAGCCCCAGGTGATCGTCCTGCTGCCGCACGACGGCAAGGAGCTCAACGCTTTCGGCCTCGAAGCGATGGCGGCCGGCATACCCGTGGTCAACCTCGACCGGGCGTTCCCCGATGCCCGTGCCTACCGCACCCAGATCAAGGGCGACAACTACGGCATGGGCGTGGCCGCGGCGGCCTACATCATCGCCCAGATGAAGGCCAGGGGCGTCAGCAGCCCGGTCATCGGCGAGATCCCCGGCATCGACTCGCTGGAGCTGACCCAGGAGCGGTCGAAGGGCTTCGCGGACACCCTGAACGCGGCGGGTTTCAAGGTGCAGCGCCGGGTGCCCGCGGAGTTCACGGCCGACACCGGGCAGCGGGCGGCGAGCCAGCTGCTGCAAGCACTGCCCAAGCTGGACGCGCTCTGGAATCACGACGACGACCAGGGTATCGGCGTGCTTGCGGCGGCCAACCAGGCCGGCCGCAAGGAGTTCATCATGGTCGGCGGCGCGGGCTCGAAGAAGGCCATGGGGGACATCCAGACCGACAACACGCCGCTCAAGGCGACGGTCACCTACAGCCCGTCGATGGCGTCCTCGGCCATCTCGCTGGCCCGACTGATCGGCCAGAACAAGGGCATGGCGGACCTCGTGGAGCTTCAGGTGCCGAAGGAACTTGTCCTCGCCTCCGAAACCATCACCAAAGAGAACGCGAGCAAGTACCTCAAGTTCGGGTTCTGA
- a CDS encoding ABC transporter permease, whose translation MTISDGTGTAAPGPPAQSPPVDRAGAAAAAPGGASSRRGWLGGDGGESAKRNLVLVAVLIALVAIGAITQAELYSDSTWVWNNFLSILQLASVIGVVTVGMTFVIIGGGIDLSVGAIVALAGVWATTVATQSYGAAGMIFTAIVVAVVVGLINGLLISYGRLVPFIATLAMLVAARGLAAQISNKQTQVSTNAVINDIASSKVLGIPLLVYILAAVVTAGWVLLNRTTFGRRTVAVGGNVEAARLAGINVKRHTVLLYALSGLCCGIAAIMLTSQGTSAQAAMANLYELDAIAAAIIGGTLLSGGRGTIVGSLLGVIIFATITNLFAINGLSTEAQNMVKGGIIIAAVLVQQFRFKAITRFLARNKLTRTT comes from the coding sequence ATGACCATCAGCGATGGCACGGGAACCGCCGCGCCGGGACCTCCGGCGCAGTCGCCCCCGGTGGACCGGGCGGGTGCCGCGGCCGCGGCACCGGGCGGTGCCAGCAGCCGCAGGGGGTGGCTGGGCGGTGACGGCGGCGAGTCGGCCAAGCGCAACCTCGTCCTCGTCGCGGTGCTGATAGCGCTGGTCGCGATCGGCGCCATCACCCAAGCCGAGCTCTACAGCGACTCGACGTGGGTGTGGAACAACTTCCTGTCGATCCTCCAGCTCGCCTCGGTGATCGGCGTCGTCACGGTCGGGATGACCTTCGTCATCATCGGCGGTGGCATCGACCTGTCGGTCGGGGCGATCGTGGCCCTGGCCGGAGTGTGGGCCACGACGGTGGCCACGCAGAGTTACGGCGCCGCCGGCATGATCTTCACCGCGATCGTCGTCGCGGTGGTGGTCGGTCTCATCAACGGCCTGCTGATCTCGTACGGCAGGCTGGTGCCCTTCATCGCCACCCTCGCGATGCTGGTGGCCGCGCGGGGCCTGGCCGCCCAGATCTCCAACAAGCAGACCCAGGTGTCCACGAACGCCGTCATCAACGACATCGCAAGCAGCAAGGTACTGGGCATCCCGCTGCTGGTCTACATCCTGGCGGCGGTCGTCACGGCCGGCTGGGTGCTGCTCAACCGCACGACGTTCGGCCGGCGCACGGTGGCGGTCGGCGGCAATGTCGAGGCGGCGCGGCTCGCCGGCATCAACGTCAAGCGGCACACCGTACTGCTGTACGCGCTGTCGGGGCTGTGCTGTGGCATTGCCGCGATCATGCTGACCTCCCAGGGGACCTCGGCCCAGGCCGCCATGGCCAACCTGTACGAACTGGACGCGATCGCCGCCGCGATCATCGGCGGAACGCTGCTGAGTGGAGGTCGCGGAACGATCGTCGGATCACTGCTCGGCGTGATCATCTTCGCCACGATCACCAACCTGTTCGCCATCAACGGCCTGTCCACCGAGGCGCAGAACATGGTCAAGGGCGGCATCATCATCGCCGCGGTCCTGGTGCAGCAGTTCCGCTTCAAGGCGATCACCCGGTTCCTCGCCCGCAACAAGCTGACCCGCACCACCTGA